The Halomonas qaidamensis genome includes the window CTCGTTCTCCTGTGGTTACCGTCATGGGTCACGTTGACCATGGTAAAACCTCGCTGTTGGATTATATCCGTCGCGCTAAAGTCGCCACTGGCGAAGCGGGTGGTATTACCCAGCATATCGGTGCTTACCACGTGGAAGACAACCACGGCGGCGTTACCTTCCTGGATACCCCTGGCCACGCAGCGTTTACCGCGATGCGTGCTCGTGGTGCCAAGGCAACGGACGTGGTTATTCTGGTTGTTGCTGCTGACGACGGCGTGATGCCACAGACAATCGAGGCGATCGAGCACTCCAAAGCTGCCGAAGTACCGATGGTTGTGGCGGTGAATAAGATCGATAAGCCGGGTGCTGATTTCGACCGTATTCGTAATGAACTCTCCCAGCATGGCGTGATTTCAGAAGAGTGGGGCGGCGACACTCAGTTCGTACATGTGTCCGCCAAAACTGGCGACGGTATTGAAGAACTGCTGGAAGCCATTCAGCTCGTTTCTGAAGTACTTGAACTCACCGCTGTGCCGTCAGCTCCTGGTAAAGGCGTTGTTGTTGAATCGCGTCTTGATAAAGGCCGCGGCCCGGTTGCCACGGTGCTGGTGCAAAACGGTACGCTGAAGAAAGGCGATATCGTTCTTGCGGGTCTGCACTATGGTCGCGTTCGTGCGCTGACCAACGAGCTGGGCAAGCAAGTTGATACTGCAGGCCCTGCGATGCCGGTCGAAATTCAGGGTCTGGATGGTACTCCGGATGCGGGTGATGACTTCATGGTCGTTGCCGACGAGAAGAAGGCCCGTGAAGTGGCTAACTTCCGCCAAGGCAAATACCGTGAAGTGCGCCTGGCGCGTCAGCAGAAAGCCAAGCTGGAGAACATGTTCAGCCAGATGGGCCAAGACGAAGTGGCCAAGGTCAACATCGTTCTGAAAGCTGACGTTCAAGGTTCGTTGGAAGCGATCAAAGGCGCCTTGGAAGAACTCTCCACGGGTGAAGTTGAAGTTGCTGTTGTGTCGTCGGGTGTTGGTGGTATCACCGGTACCGATGCCAACCTTGCGCTTGCTTCTGAAGCGATTGTGGTCGGCTTTAACGTCCGTGCTGACGCTGCTGCTCGTGAAATCATCGAACGTGAAGGTCTGGATCTACGCTACTACAGCGTTATCTACCAGCTAATCGATGAAGTTAAGCAGGCAATGAGCGGTATGCTTGCTCCCGAGTGGAAAGAAGAGATCGTCGGTGTGGCTGAAGTGCGCGACGTGTTCCGTGCGCCGAAAATTGGTGCAGTGGCTGGCTGTATGGTTGTCGAAGGCACCGTATCGCGCAGCAAGCGTATCCGTGTACTGCGTGACAACGTCGTCATTTACGAAGGTGAACTCGAATCGCTGCGCCGCTTCAAAGACGACGTTCAAGAAGTGCGTAACGGTATGGAGTGTGGCATCGGCGTGAAGAACTACAACGATGTTCAGGTCAACGACAAGATCGAAGTCTTTGACCAAGTG containing:
- the infB gene encoding translation initiation factor IF-2; translation: MSDMTVKDFAVKVGRDVPRLLEQMKEAGLKHASESDAVSEDDKQTLLSFLKKSHGGGDSDPSKNRITLTRKTRSRIKTGERGKTIEVQVRKKKTYVKSAEEDKPKAAEPKHSGPRQLVGDMAEAEAERKARDVREAEEKVVAAKAKAAEDAARKAEEEKAKAKAAEVPSIPVPELQIDDTPTPDDLPPAPPKEGRTDRRTAPPKKAAAKKKGRDDEDDRGDREERKRGGGGKKVKRAERRGGRRGGANQSGNGKHAFQKPTQPIVREVSIPESISVADLADKMSIKANEVIKAMFNMGAAVTINQTIDQDTAAIVAEEMGHKVKLVKDDALETEMLEGISYEGEEITRSPVVTVMGHVDHGKTSLLDYIRRAKVATGEAGGITQHIGAYHVEDNHGGVTFLDTPGHAAFTAMRARGAKATDVVILVVAADDGVMPQTIEAIEHSKAAEVPMVVAVNKIDKPGADFDRIRNELSQHGVISEEWGGDTQFVHVSAKTGDGIEELLEAIQLVSEVLELTAVPSAPGKGVVVESRLDKGRGPVATVLVQNGTLKKGDIVLAGLHYGRVRALTNELGKQVDTAGPAMPVEIQGLDGTPDAGDDFMVVADEKKAREVANFRQGKYREVRLARQQKAKLENMFSQMGQDEVAKVNIVLKADVQGSLEAIKGALEELSTGEVEVAVVSSGVGGITGTDANLALASEAIVVGFNVRADAAAREIIEREGLDLRYYSVIYQLIDEVKQAMSGMLAPEWKEEIVGVAEVRDVFRAPKIGAVAGCMVVEGTVSRSKRIRVLRDNVVIYEGELESLRRFKDDVQEVRNGMECGIGVKNYNDVQVNDKIEVFDQVKVERSL